The Fimbriimonas ginsengisoli Gsoil 348 genome window below encodes:
- the pdeM gene encoding ligase-associated DNA damage response endonuclease PdeM — protein MRRELEITVRGECLRLLPDRALFWPSQSTLFVADVHLGKAASFRSFGVPIPAGSTDVTLGRLSELLVRTEARRLVVLGDLWHAKAGRTEDVTGKFARWRAAHEEVEMTLVEGNHDLRSGKLAPEWDIREVAEPTTLGPFSLCHYPETTVENGYRLAGHLHPGVLLEGRGKQSLRLACFLFGAEGAILPAFGEFTGLAMIQPEERDRVFVVTQERVIRVA, from the coding sequence GTGCGTCGGGAGTTGGAAATAACCGTTCGGGGGGAATGCCTCCGGTTGCTCCCGGACCGGGCACTGTTTTGGCCAAGCCAGTCGACCCTTTTTGTCGCCGACGTTCATCTGGGGAAAGCTGCAAGCTTTCGATCTTTCGGCGTTCCGATCCCCGCCGGATCAACCGACGTCACCCTGGGTCGGCTCTCTGAGCTCCTGGTGCGCACGGAAGCTCGTCGCCTCGTCGTCTTGGGCGACCTTTGGCATGCCAAGGCCGGGCGTACGGAGGACGTGACAGGGAAGTTTGCTCGGTGGCGAGCCGCCCATGAGGAGGTCGAAATGACCTTGGTCGAAGGAAACCACGATCTGCGCTCGGGGAAGCTTGCGCCCGAATGGGATATTCGGGAGGTAGCAGAGCCGACTACCCTAGGTCCGTTTTCCCTCTGCCACTATCCCGAAACGACGGTGGAGAATGGGTACCGACTTGCCGGTCATCTCCACCCGGGCGTTCTGTTGGAAGGGAGAGGAAAGCAGTCGTTGCGCCTCGCATGCTTCCTATTTGGAGCCGAAGGCGCGATTCTGCCGGCCTTCGGTGAATTCACCGGATTGGCGATGATCCAGCCGGAAGAGCGCGACCGCGTCTTTGTCGTGACCCAGGAGCGGGTCATTCGGGTCGCCTAG
- a CDS encoding DUF4230 domain-containing protein, with translation MTRPVKIWVGALSAVGAVAFLMGRGSSLEALRPVPSAPILQKVQALGDLHSARFTYQNVFEHATARQPAEWASYVPGAASLVRAATRNTALVEVSAEVEAGVDLSKATLEHRTGQPDHLILPRAHVYRPQVDARVHDVRRGLLWRDENIGLDAERDAQIRLRQAAIRQGIEREAEQNAVKQVLLIVPSGVVVTVK, from the coding sequence ATGACAAGACCAGTGAAGATTTGGGTCGGTGCGCTTTCTGCGGTTGGCGCAGTCGCCTTTCTGATGGGTCGCGGATCCTCGCTCGAAGCGCTACGTCCCGTTCCCTCGGCTCCCATACTGCAAAAGGTTCAGGCGTTGGGAGACCTTCACAGCGCCCGGTTCACTTATCAGAACGTATTCGAGCACGCCACGGCGAGGCAGCCGGCGGAGTGGGCGAGTTACGTGCCTGGCGCGGCAAGCTTGGTTCGGGCGGCAACCCGAAACACGGCGCTGGTTGAAGTAAGCGCAGAGGTCGAGGCGGGAGTGGACCTGTCCAAAGCGACCCTGGAGCACCGGACGGGACAGCCGGACCATCTGATTCTTCCACGCGCTCACGTTTACCGCCCCCAGGTGGATGCTCGGGTTCACGACGTCCGGCGCGGACTTTTGTGGAGAGACGAGAACATCGGCCTCGACGCGGAGCGAGACGCCCAGATTCGATTGCGACAAGCCGCCATCCGGCAGGGAATCGAGAGGGAGGCGGAACAAAATGCGGTCAAGCAGGTTCTGCTCATCGTCCCTTCCGGAGTTGTCGTGACCGTCAAATAA